GCAACCAGTAAGGCGCTTCGCAACAATAGTTTAGCTTTCATAATATGGAATGTTAATTGTGGGTAAACGATTTTGGTAGATACACTTTGGGCCTTCAGTCTTGTTACAAGCTGTCAGTAAACCCCGATTTAGCGCTGTTTTTAAATTATTGTTAGGTTATTCTTTATTCTTAAATACCAGCTGGCCGTCCTTTGCTTCAATTTGGATGTTCATAGTGATGGACAATGCCCGCGAAAGCTGCGTGATATCCTCTGCGTAAAGATCCCCGCTGATCTTTTTGTGGTTGATCTCGTCGTCTAAGACCAACACTTCATAGCCGAATTTTGTTAAGATGATGGATGATATCTCTGCAATAGAAGTATTTTCAAAATGATACCGGTGATTCCGCCAGTCTGCTATTAACTCTGTATTCACGGCTTCCCGGAGTTTGGATTGATGTTTTTCCACCTGCACTTCATCTCCCGGTTTCATCATAAACACCTTATCACTGGCTGTCAGCTGTACCTTTCCCTCTTTCAGGGAAACGGTGGTGCGCGCGCCTAACATATTCACATTGAACTTTGTACCCAATACCGCTACGTCAATTTCATCCGTATGTACAATGAACTGTGCATTCCCCGCACCGGGCTTTTTGGTGATCTCAAAGTAAGCCTCCCCATCCAGCCAAACACTACGGCTTTCCGCAGGATCCCACTCCATGGGTATACGCAATGTGGAGTTCGCATTAAGGTAGACGATCGAACTGTCCGGAAGTACCACCTGTTTGATCTCCCCATAGGCAGTATGGTAACTCTTGGTGCTATTGGAAACAATCGTACAATAGATATTATAGGCTGCATACCCCAGTAATGGCAACAACACGGCTGCTGCCAGGGCCCTTACAACAATACGCCTTACCATCCCGGACTTTTTCCGGGAAATAGCCGTTTCAATCTGCTGCCAGCTTTCTTTTGTTTTTTCTTCCGGCACTGCTTTACGCCGGAAGCGGATAGGAGAACTGCCTGGATCTTGCGGTACGGATGGATCTTCCATAGCGTGTTTTATTAGAAGACACGCAAACAGGCACCGGGATACTCCTTTTCAGGGAACTTTTTTTAAAATAAATGCAGGAACAGCCACCATAAAGGGATATGCCCCATCATTCCCCTGAGCTGGGTGAGGGCCTTATGGGCTAAATTGATCACGGACTGGTAATTCACTTTCATGATCTCCGCTATTTCTGTATAAGAAAGCTCTTCATAAAAGCGCAAATAGATCACTTCTTTCTGCCGCCGGGGTAACTGATTGAGGTACTGGCTGATCCTGGACTGCCGTTCTGTGGTTTGCTCCTGTTCTATAATAATGTCCTCCGGCGAAAATGCGATATCGGGTTCGCTGGGGGGTAAGATCTGGAGGGTACGTAACCCGCGTAACTGGTTGAGTGCCTGCCGCCGGAGGGCCGTGAAGAAAAAAGCCCGCACATTCTGTAGCAGGCCAATGTTTTCTTTTTTATACCATATACGAATAAACACTTCCTGCACCGCATCCTGCGCAACATCTTCATTACCAAGCATGGCGAGTGCATACCGGTATAATACCGGATGTAATTGACCGTG
This DNA window, taken from Chitinophaga niabensis, encodes the following:
- a CDS encoding FecR family protein, giving the protein MEDPSVPQDPGSSPIRFRRKAVPEEKTKESWQQIETAISRKKSGMVRRIVVRALAAAVLLPLLGYAAYNIYCTIVSNSTKSYHTAYGEIKQVVLPDSSIVYLNANSTLRIPMEWDPAESRSVWLDGEAYFEITKKPGAGNAQFIVHTDEIDVAVLGTKFNVNMLGARTTVSLKEGKVQLTASDKVFMMKPGDEVQVEKHQSKLREAVNTELIADWRNHRYHFENTSIAEISSIILTKFGYEVLVLDDEINHKKISGDLYAEDITQLSRALSITMNIQIEAKDGQLVFKNKE
- a CDS encoding RNA polymerase sigma factor; translated protein: MPDAYEQGEDLTSSWQLVLQGDARAYAGIHGQLHPVLYRYALAMLGNEDVAQDAVQEVFIRIWYKKENIGLLQNVRAFFFTALRRQALNQLRGLRTLQILPPSEPDIAFSPEDIIIEQEQTTERQSRISQYLNQLPRRQKEVIYLRFYEELSYTEIAEIMKVNYQSVINLAHKALTQLRGMMGHIPLWWLFLHLF